From the genome of Shewanella sp. Choline-02u-19, one region includes:
- a CDS encoding alternative oxidase, whose product MSDFELKHKTASKLSEHVAYKITQCLKFLLNIFYGKKYAKRAVILETIAAVPGMVAGMFNHLKALRRMKDDEGWIRELLDEAENERMHLMIFLNIAKPSWIERVLVLLAQGAFIMVYGLIYVLSSKIAHRVVGYFEEEACKSYSEYLNKIDAGEVENLAAPKIAIDYYQLPLDAMLRDVIVKIRDDEAKHRDQNHLFADAYESHDLPAHQL is encoded by the coding sequence ATGTCAGATTTTGAATTGAAACACAAAACCGCTTCCAAACTGTCGGAACATGTGGCCTATAAAATCACCCAATGCCTCAAATTTTTGTTAAATATATTCTATGGCAAAAAATACGCGAAACGTGCCGTGATTTTAGAAACCATTGCCGCTGTACCAGGGATGGTAGCGGGCATGTTTAATCATCTAAAAGCCTTACGCCGGATGAAAGATGATGAAGGCTGGATCCGTGAATTACTTGATGAGGCAGAGAACGAACGCATGCATCTGATGATATTCTTAAATATTGCCAAACCTAGTTGGATTGAGCGAGTGTTAGTGTTGCTCGCCCAAGGGGCTTTTATTATGGTGTATGGTTTGATATATGTACTTTCTTCTAAAATTGCCCATCGGGTGGTGGGTTATTTTGAAGAAGAAGCCTGTAAAAGCTACAGCGAATACCTAAATAAAATTGATGCCGGAGAAGTAGAGAACCTAGCTGCACCAAAAATTGCCATCGACTATTATCAGTTACCGTTAGATGCCATGTTGCGAGATGTGATTGTAAAAATCCGCGACGATGAAGCTAAACATCGCGATCAAAACCATTTATTTGCCGATGCGTATGAAAGCCACGATCTACCTGCACATCAGCTTTAA
- the deoC gene encoding deoxyribose-phosphate aldolase: MSNLKTAALRALNLMDLTTLNDNDTDETIIELCKSAKTTVGNTAAICIYPRFIPVAKKQLHLQGTPDIRIVTVTNFPHGNDDIEIAVAETRAAIMYGADDVDVVFPYRALMAGNEDVGFELVKQCKAVCGDTLLKVIIESGELKTAALIKKASEISIRAGADIIKTSTGKVPVNATLEAAEIILSVIKQMGVEKTVGFKASGGVQTTEEAKKYLDMVDSMFGAEWADCMHYRFGASSLLKNLLYTLGEGEKITAGDY; this comes from the coding sequence ATGAGTAATTTAAAAACAGCCGCGCTACGTGCACTTAACTTAATGGATCTGACGACGTTAAACGACAATGACACAGATGAGACAATCATCGAGCTGTGTAAGAGTGCTAAAACGACTGTCGGTAATACGGCAGCAATATGTATCTATCCACGTTTTATTCCTGTTGCCAAAAAACAACTGCATCTACAAGGTACGCCCGACATTCGGATTGTCACCGTCACTAACTTCCCTCACGGCAATGACGATATCGAGATTGCCGTTGCTGAAACGAGAGCCGCTATCATGTACGGCGCAGATGATGTAGACGTCGTATTCCCATACCGTGCTCTGATGGCCGGCAATGAAGATGTCGGCTTTGAACTTGTTAAGCAATGCAAAGCGGTTTGCGGTGACACTCTGTTAAAAGTCATTATCGAATCTGGTGAGCTGAAAACTGCTGCGTTGATCAAAAAGGCATCTGAGATTTCAATTAGGGCTGGAGCTGACATCATCAAAACGTCCACAGGTAAAGTGCCCGTTAACGCCACCCTTGAAGCTGCTGAAATTATATTGTCGGTTATCAAGCAGATGGGCGTTGAAAAAACAGTTGGCTTCAAGGCATCTGGTGGCGTACAGACCACTGAAGAAGCCAAAAAGTACTTAGATATGGTTGATAGTATGTTTGGTGCTGAATGGGCTGACTGCATGCACTACCGTTTTGGCGCCTCTAGCCTATTAAAGAACCTGCTTTATACCCTTGGGGAAGGTGAAAAAATAACTGCAGGCGATTACTAG
- a CDS encoding aminotransferase-like domain-containing protein, whose amino-acid sequence MAKYENLVEQIRRQIQNGIWKVGDKLPSLRKQTEISGVSLMTVLHAYQVLESQGWIVSHARSGYFVAPQVQYLSPKKSEVTIHTTENIDINDFIFDVLQANRTPHLVDFCSVYPDPKLYPRHQVNKSLMTAARNMPTSSALDNLPPGNEDLRQLIAKRYAAQGMNVHPDEIVITAGALEALNLSLQAVTQAGDWVVVESPTFYGALQSLQKLNLRALSVRTHPQDGIDLEALEKALQSHSVKACWLMTNHQNPLGCSLSDEKKQALIQLLADYNVYLIEDDVYSELYFGGKKPLPAKAFDQQGMTMHCSSFSKCLVAGFRIGWVAAGRMALPIQKLQLMSTLSASTPIQLALAKYLSSCNYEKHLRQLRRKLEQRKFANWQVLRTYFPANVSIHYSEGGYFLWIELPEHLNATTLYQRALKERISIAPGKMFSASKQFNHCFRLNSSFECSDREVGAIKRLAELIQNMLDE is encoded by the coding sequence TTGGCAAAATATGAAAATTTAGTAGAGCAAATTCGTCGTCAAATTCAAAATGGTATTTGGAAGGTGGGTGATAAGCTGCCTTCGTTACGAAAACAGACTGAGATCTCAGGCGTGAGCCTAATGACAGTGCTGCACGCTTATCAGGTACTGGAAAGCCAAGGGTGGATAGTTTCTCATGCTCGGTCAGGGTATTTTGTCGCACCTCAAGTCCAATACCTGAGTCCAAAGAAATCGGAAGTGACAATTCATACAACTGAAAATATCGATATTAACGACTTTATTTTTGATGTGTTACAAGCGAATCGGACGCCGCATCTAGTCGATTTTTGCTCTGTTTATCCTGATCCCAAGCTTTATCCTCGCCATCAAGTCAACAAATCTCTGATGACCGCGGCGCGTAACATGCCAACATCGAGCGCACTGGATAATCTGCCTCCTGGAAATGAAGACTTACGCCAACTGATTGCCAAACGATATGCTGCACAAGGGATGAATGTGCATCCTGACGAGATTGTGATCACTGCAGGCGCGCTTGAAGCGTTGAATTTGAGTCTTCAAGCTGTGACTCAAGCCGGTGATTGGGTTGTAGTGGAGTCACCGACCTTTTACGGTGCATTGCAGTCACTGCAAAAGCTGAATTTACGTGCGCTATCTGTTAGAACACATCCTCAAGATGGAATTGATCTTGAGGCACTTGAAAAAGCGCTGCAATCCCACTCGGTAAAAGCATGCTGGTTAATGACAAATCACCAAAACCCGTTGGGTTGTAGCTTGTCTGATGAGAAAAAGCAGGCTTTAATTCAGTTGCTTGCTGATTACAACGTCTACCTGATAGAGGATGATGTATATAGTGAACTGTATTTTGGTGGCAAGAAGCCATTGCCAGCGAAAGCCTTTGATCAGCAGGGGATGACAATGCATTGTTCATCTTTTTCTAAGTGTCTGGTTGCTGGTTTTCGAATTGGTTGGGTGGCCGCAGGACGCATGGCACTGCCGATCCAAAAACTTCAATTGATGAGCACATTATCTGCGAGTACTCCTATCCAACTTGCGCTTGCTAAATATCTATCCAGCTGTAATTACGAGAAACATTTACGCCAACTGCGTAGGAAATTAGAGCAACGTAAATTCGCTAACTGGCAGGTGTTACGGACATACTTTCCCGCCAATGTGAGTATCCATTACTCTGAAGGAGGATACTTTTTGTGGATTGAATTACCAGAGCATCTGAATGCGACAACGCTCTACCAGCGAGCTTTGAAAGAGCGTATCAGTATTGCTCCAGGAAAAATGTTTTCCGCGAGCAAACAGTTTAATCATTGTTTTCGACTTAATTCGTCATTTGAGTGTTCGGATCGGGAAGTTGGTGCGATAAAACGATTAGCCGAACTTATCCAAAATATGCTGGATGAATAA
- a CDS encoding putative sulfate/molybdate transporter produces the protein MRCKPNRFDSVNQYSGEFSGAFADLGTFLPLVLGLIALNHFSPQGIFMGFGLFALFTAFFYRRPIPIQPMKVITALVIAQGLTPGMLQASGMMMGVILLVLAYSGAIKWMAKQLSPAISIGIQLAIGIQLIWMGGQMMSQTWLIGLIAFALLFGSKFLPLRYLAMPLVITMGILWQLNSGTAPSFDLSSYTPWQLSWPSLDEWSSAAGLLVLPQLALTLTNAVIAVSAIAKEKFPNDAKDNFSPERFATSSGWANLLLAPFGATAMCHGAGGLAVQYHFGARTWLAPTIFGSSCLLIAAFWGQGIASLLSLIPLAVLGSLLAIAGTQLAWSKRFIDGKPFCIFVILSTAAICLLVNTAAGLAAGILLETGRRQWHLYSDLKQ, from the coding sequence ATGAGATGTAAGCCCAACCGCTTTGATAGTGTTAACCAATATTCAGGAGAGTTTAGCGGCGCCTTCGCCGATTTAGGTACCTTTCTACCCTTAGTCCTCGGCCTTATCGCCTTAAACCATTTTTCCCCGCAAGGGATCTTTATGGGTTTTGGTTTGTTCGCCTTATTTACTGCATTCTTCTATCGTCGCCCCATTCCAATACAGCCGATGAAAGTCATCACAGCACTGGTGATAGCTCAAGGCTTAACACCTGGAATGTTACAGGCTAGCGGCATGATGATGGGCGTTATTTTACTGGTTCTCGCTTATAGCGGCGCCATTAAATGGATGGCAAAGCAACTCTCTCCCGCCATTAGTATCGGCATTCAGTTAGCGATTGGTATTCAACTGATTTGGATGGGCGGACAGATGATGAGCCAAACCTGGCTTATCGGACTCATTGCCTTTGCACTGCTTTTTGGCAGCAAATTCTTACCACTGCGCTATTTAGCCATGCCATTGGTGATTACGATGGGTATTTTATGGCAACTAAACAGTGGCACCGCGCCAAGTTTTGATCTTTCAAGCTATACCCCATGGCAACTGAGCTGGCCAAGTCTCGATGAATGGAGCTCTGCCGCTGGTTTGTTGGTACTGCCACAACTGGCGCTAACGCTCACCAATGCAGTAATAGCAGTCTCTGCGATAGCAAAAGAGAAATTCCCAAATGACGCTAAAGATAATTTTTCACCAGAGCGTTTTGCCACCAGCTCTGGTTGGGCAAACTTACTGTTAGCGCCGTTCGGTGCCACCGCAATGTGCCACGGCGCAGGCGGGCTTGCAGTACAGTATCACTTTGGCGCTCGTACTTGGTTGGCCCCGACTATATTTGGCTCAAGCTGTTTATTAATCGCTGCTTTTTGGGGGCAAGGCATTGCCAGCTTGTTATCGCTTATTCCACTGGCGGTATTGGGCAGTTTACTGGCGATTGCGGGGACTCAATTGGCGTGGTCAAAACGCTTTATCGATGGTAAGCCTTTTTGTATTTTTGTGATTTTATCAACCGCTGCAATTTGCCTGCTCGTTAATACTGCAGCAGGACTTGCCGCAGGAATACTACTTGAGACGGGTCGCCGCCAGTGGCATTTGTATTCAGATTTGAAACAATGA